CCGAGTCCCAGACATCCACTCCGAAGACTACATGTCCCGAGTGCAATCTCGAGTCGTTTGTGATAAGATTGCCGGTAACCAGCAAATTATTGTCGCCATAAACTGACATGGTAATGGTATTTCCGGAATTGGTGGTTACGAATCTGAACCATGAAATACCCTGGAACACGACAGGCGCAGAGTTAACAGCAATCGGTACAATGCCGTCTCCGGAGAGATAACCCACCTTTATCCGGTCATCTTCAGTCCACATTCCAGTATAATATTTATAACTGTAAACTCTCCAGACAGAAAAGTTTCCATCGCCCATCGTTCCACTCCCTGTCAGAGAAAGCTCATAATTGCTGACAGCTCCGAGAGGTGTGGCAACATAGAGACTTGCAAGGGAGGAACCCGAGTGGTTAAAATTGATATTACCGTTGCTTATTGTAACTGCGGAAGCGACAGTTTCCCAGGTTCCCATTTTAATCCACGGGGTTGCCGGATCATCAAATGAATCGTTGTATGTGCCTGTTTGTGATTGAATGAAAGGATTATATTGGATATTAACATTTCCGAGTTTGAAGTTCATTTGCTCTCCGACAACGCTAATGAGTATTTGTCCTTTAAGCAGAGCCAGGGGTGCATTTTGAATTGTACCGGAATGTTTGAGTGTGTCGTTAATCCAGGTATTTACGATTAATGAAGTGCCGGATTTTTGAACCGAGAACTTCGTTTTCAGAGAATAATCATAAAGACGAATGTGGGCGAGAGTAACGAACGGGGGGTTCATGTAGTCGGTGATGTTTTCGGCATGAACCACTTTTACTGTGTCGTCATCGAACAATAAGCCAATAAGAGAATTGAAACCGTTCCTTCCGATAAATCCTCCGTCGGCAACGGAAGCGGCATCAGAATTTACCTCAATGGAGAAATCATTGATTGTTGCCCCGATCGGGGGATAAATGTGGGCGATCTGGAAACCGGTTCCTGTTCCAACCACATTTAGCTGTCCGTTTTGGACGGAAACGCTTGCATCAGTATAAAAAGCCCAGCCCTCTGCATTTCCCGAGTCGAATGTCTCGAGGAAACTGTGCGTGGTCTGTGCAAGGATCAAAGGTGAAATTAACGCTGCAAGAATCAGCGAGTGAAACAGAACTTTCACATTTACCTCCAATCATAAAAAAGAACGATACCTGGAATCATTTCATGATAAAAATGATATCCACGGAGGAGCCATTATTAATAACGAATTATTTTTAACGGCACCACTGAAAGATACTAATATATTTGATTAATGTCAAGCAGAACCTTGCGGTTCATTTATCCCGGCAATAATCTGTTATTTGAGCAAAACCAGCTTCTTCAGTTCCGTAAATCCTTTGGAACCGTCCACGGGTACTGCGGTCAGTTTGTAAAAATATATTCCGGAAACAAGGTTTGAAGCGTCAAACCTGACGGAGTGTCTCCCGGTTGAGTAGCTGCCATCGAGAAGGCTTTCGAGTTCCTCACCGAGGGCGTTGAATACCTGAAGTTTCACATTGCTTTCACGAGGGAGAAGAAATGAAATGGTCGTTGACGGATTGAACGGATTCGGGTAATTTTGCTCAAGCCGGTAATCAGTTATTGCCGTTTCAGATTCCTTCACACCGGTAGTAATTACGATGTCGTCCACTCCTCTTGGCATAAGCTGATATCCGCTGTTGAATGGAGCGGTGGTTTTGTACTGACTGAGAACCGATGTCAGGGTAAAAATTGCATCAACAGGAGCCGGCTGACCAGCGAGGGTGGTACCGGTGGTGATCCTTATCTGAATCGAATCTGTTCCATCAGTTATGATGTAGTTTGTATTTCCTGCCCATGTGGTAACCTGAGAAACAAGGGAGAGTCCTGTAATTTTAATCAGTTTACCTTCATAGGTCTCATCACCACCCCAGTTCTGATTCAGAATGTCAGAAATGGTGATTTCAGCCGGTTCGACTGTAAGACCTGAATCGAGTTTTTGGAATTCACTGACAGGGTTGATTTCTGTGAGTCCGTTGTAACTAACCACCTTGCCCGTAACTTTTATATAATCACCTTTGACAATGGATGACGAAAAACCTCCAACACCTCTGCCAAAAACTGCCAGACCGCCCGTTGAATCCTGCAGAAATGAAGGGCTGTTGAATTCATTCCCCACAGTTACAATTCCCTTGATTGTTACTACTTTCCCTGTATCAAGCGAAACCCCGTTTGCGTCATTTTGATGCAGGTGTGCAATGTTGTACTCGGGAATCGGAACTGTAATCGAGAAAAGCCCTGAAATGCTGCTCAGGGAAGCGTTTGAGGCGTCGCTGACTTTTACCACGCAGGTCTCTGAAGAAACTTCAGGGACTGTCCATGAGTATGAACCTGCAGACGCAGGGGTTGAAGAAATAATCGTGATCCATGTTGTGCCGGAGTCAGTTGAATATTCAAGTTTTACATTCGCTACATTGACAGAAGACCAGGTGATATCTGTAGTCGAGCCACTGAGGAGGTTCGCTCCCTGTAGTGGAGTCAAGAGACTGAGAGAAGCCGGAACAGGATCCGTAACAGTCACGGTGAAGTTGGGAGCGTGATTCCATTTACTTTTTACAGCACATCCGGTTGCATATAAAGTTTGGGTGCCGGCTGTTGCGGGGGCTGTATATTTGAAAGACCAGACAAGTTGGGTAGTGCCGGTTTGTTTTGAAGGTTGAGTAAGTTCTCCATTTAAAACTTTAAGTCGGGTGTCAACCTTGGCAAGTGTGCCATTGGAAGCAGCTATATCCATTCCTCCGCCGGTAATGTTGGAAGTGTAGGTCATTAAGACAGAGTAGCTTCCTGTTTCACCCTTGTTCAGAGTGGCGGGTCCCGAGATGGTCAAAGTAACACTGCTGCTTGGGGAGCTTGTATGGCAGGTACAACCCGGAGTTGATCCCTTTTTTGTGTAGCCGCTTTCACCACCGGGATAAGCGAGAAGAGAGACGGTTAAAAAAGCTGTAAAAAGAATAACAGAAAGGAAATTACCAAAGATTGAATCTTGCTTCAAAAATGTTTTCATAGCTTGAATCTATATTCCGGTTCTAATAATAAAAAAAAAGATCAATACAAGCAAAATAAGAATTGAAAATTCATTATTAATAAAAAAATGAAAACTGTTGAATCAAATTGATTAATTTTGTTCCGTTGTGTTTCATTTTTTGAAATTAAGAATTTTTTTATCCTGAAGAAAATCGTAATAAATGACTACTGCAGTAATTGGAATTGGACTTATAGGCGGATCGCTTGCCCTTGATTTAAAGAGGAGCGGATTCAGCAGGCATATCATTGGAGTGGAAAGAGACAGGAATCATGCATATGAGGCGATGGAACTGGGACTCGTAGATGAGATAATGTCACTTGAAGAAGCCGTTTTAAAATCATCACTCATCATTATTGCTGTTCCGGTGGATGCCTCAATTGCGGTGCTTGAGCAAGTAATGAAATCCGTTACACATCAAGTGGTAACCGATGTCGGGTCAACAAAGGAGCTGATTGTTAAATCGCTGGTGGCTCTCCCGAACAGGGGGCGATTCGTAGCCGCACATCCCATTTGGGGTACTGAAAAAAGCGGACCTTCAGCAGCACAGCCGGGTGGTTTTAACGGGCGGATAACCGTAATCTGTGACAGGGAAAAATGTGACAAAGATGCACTTCAAACAGTTGAAGCAATGTATGATGCGCTCGGGATGAAAAAAATCTACATGGATGCAACGAGTCACGATGTTCATGCCGCATATGTCAGTCATATCTCACACATCACTTCCTTTGCACTTGCACTCTCGGTGCTTGAGAAGGAAAAAGAGGTGGATACCATTTTTCAGCTTGCCGGCGCAGGTTTTGAAAGCACGGTCAGACTGGCGAAAAGTTCCCCGGACACATGGGTTCCTATCTTTGCACAAAACCGGGACAATCTGCTTGAAGTTTTAACAGAACAGATCGACCAGTTGAGTCTGATGAAGAATCTTCTCGAAAAAAAGGACTACAGGAAGTTTTACAAACTTATCGAGAAGGCAAATGAGATCAGAAAAGTACTTAATCGTGAATAAAAAGACTTTGCATGAATATAATTGACTCCAACTATTGATTTTGATGTAAATTTTATGGATATTTGGCTCTGATTAATCTGATTTGAGTACTTTATGCTTTTTCTGTTCCGCATCCTCTCTATTTTGATTTTACTTGTAACCGTCACCTCTGCCCAGGTTTCTGAAGAGCTTGAGAAAGCTTATGCCACAAAAGAAAATGACACTGTCTGGGTTAACAAAATACTCCTGCTCACCGCTGATGAACTTTCTAAAAATCTGAAAGGGACAATCGGCTACATTTCCACGACAAGAGAAATCGCAAAAAAACTTAAACATCAAAAAGGTGTTTTTGAAGCGACCATCCAAATATCTGAATACTACCGGTACACACGGCAACTCGACTCCGCAGACCGGTTCATAAAAGAATTAATTGAGCTTGGAGACAGACTTGGTGAACCGGCATTAAGATGTCGTGCAATGATTGCAAAAGGGCTTCTTCTCTCCGCAAAAGGGAGAAGTAAAGATGCGATCGATGTTTACAACGAGGCTGTTTCCATAATCGACACGAGTAAACATCAAAAACTGTATGCAGCTCTCCTCACTAACAGAGCAAACGACAGAAGCAAAGTGGATCAGAGTGAGGGGGCAGTCCATGACTATATAGAAGCCGCTACCATTTTCGAGAAGACCGGTGAGCTGGCGTCGCTGGCAATAACTCTAAATAATATTGCACTCGAACTGGGAAGACTTGGCAGATACCGCGATGCTGTAGACTATTACGACAGGGCTATCGAAATTAATGAAAAGATCCAAAACTATCATGATCTTGCTCTGTGCTACTCGAACGCAGCCAGTTCTCTCAGAAGTCTTGGTTTACTCGACACCGCTCTTGTGTACTGCAAAAAGGCGATAGAGATTGCTTTGAAACGGGGATTTAATTTTACCCTGGCACAAAGTTATATGAACGCAGGAAGTATTTATGAGTCGAAAAAAGATCCGGCAAATGCTGAGCTGTGGTTTAAAAAATCGATCGAAATATGTTACAGTGAGGGGATAATCTACGGCTTGATGGTCAACATGTCAGCACTCGGAGGTCTTTATGATAAATCCGGTCAGACCATGAAGGCTATTGCACATTACGACAGTGCCTTGAAATATGCGGAAAAGCTGGAGAGCAGATCAGACATCAACGACATCCATGGAAAACTTGCGGTGGTTCTGGCAAAAGCAGGA
This is a stretch of genomic DNA from Bacteroidota bacterium. It encodes these proteins:
- a CDS encoding T9SS type A sorting domain-containing protein, yielding MKVLFHSLILAALISPLILAQTTHSFLETFDSGNAEGWAFYTDASVSVQNGQLNVVGTGTGFQIAHIYPPIGATINDFSIEVNSDAASVADGGFIGRNGFNSLIGLLFDDDTVKVVHAENITDYMNPPFVTLAHIRLYDYSLKTKFSVQKSGTSLIVNTWINDTLKHSGTIQNAPLALLKGQILISVVGEQMNFKLGNVNIQYNPFIQSQTGTYNDSFDDPATPWIKMGTWETVASAVTISNGNINFNHSGSSLASLYVATPLGAVSNYELSLTGSGTMGDGNFSVWRVYSYKYYTGMWTEDDRIKVGYLSGDGIVPIAVNSAPVVFQGISWFRFVTTNSGNTITMSVYGDNNLLVTGNLITNDSRLHSGHVVFGVDVWDSVNIYYSEISMLYNRFVTDIHNDGLPGSFALMQNYPNPFNSSTMIEYELVSDAHVQLEVFDILGRECETLVREYQSSGKHSVNFDASGLLSGIYFYKLTTTPADGSKGLTELKKLVLLK
- a CDS encoding prephenate dehydrogenase, with translation MTTAVIGIGLIGGSLALDLKRSGFSRHIIGVERDRNHAYEAMELGLVDEIMSLEEAVLKSSLIIIAVPVDASIAVLEQVMKSVTHQVVTDVGSTKELIVKSLVALPNRGRFVAAHPIWGTEKSGPSAAQPGGFNGRITVICDREKCDKDALQTVEAMYDALGMKKIYMDATSHDVHAAYVSHISHITSFALALSVLEKEKEVDTIFQLAGAGFESTVRLAKSSPDTWVPIFAQNRDNLLEVLTEQIDQLSLMKNLLEKKDYRKFYKLIEKANEIRKVLNRE
- a CDS encoding tetratricopeptide repeat-containing sensor histidine kinase; this encodes MLFLFRILSILILLVTVTSAQVSEELEKAYATKENDTVWVNKILLLTADELSKNLKGTIGYISTTREIAKKLKHQKGVFEATIQISEYYRYTRQLDSADRFIKELIELGDRLGEPALRCRAMIAKGLLLSAKGRSKDAIDVYNEAVSIIDTSKHQKLYAALLTNRANDRSKVDQSEGAVHDYIEAATIFEKTGELASLAITLNNIALELGRLGRYRDAVDYYDRAIEINEKIQNYHDLALCYSNAASSLRSLGLLDTALVYCKKAIEIALKRGFNFTLAQSYMNAGSIYESKKDPANAELWFKKSIEICYSEGIIYGLMVNMSALGGLYDKSGQTMKAIAHYDSALKYAEKLESRSDINDIHGKLAVVLAKAGDYKQAYKYLRLFHDYSDSVKGGETAAKIVELDKKYQTEKQAAEIARLEQLSSNQLLIIISLIAVAAASISIIFFFRYKRKKAEEAEIKAARHAKEIEKFSEELKELNATKDKLFSLISHDIRGPFTPILLYSEELAANVDNLSRDEIAQMSSDINSAAATNYFLISNLLDWARTQTGRIQFNPENLHLAELIADVRRNLSFAFRSKNINLEVEIPHDTVIMGDRTMVNSIFQNIIQNAIKFSGDGSEIRVRGHLEGNMIRISISDNGTGMSKETAGSLFGTAGVTPGRGTKNEGGTGLGMSISADFVERHSGSISVESTVGKGTTVTFTLPVAETAV
- a CDS encoding T9SS type A sorting domain-containing protein, with the protein product MKTFLKQDSIFGNFLSVILFTAFLTVSLLAYPGGESGYTKKGSTPGCTCHTSSPSSSVTLTISGPATLNKGETGSYSVLMTYTSNITGGGMDIAASNGTLAKVDTRLKVLNGELTQPSKQTGTTQLVWSFKYTAPATAGTQTLYATGCAVKSKWNHAPNFTVTVTDPVPASLSLLTPLQGANLLSGSTTDITWSSVNVANVKLEYSTDSGTTWITIISSTPASAGSYSWTVPEVSSETCVVKVSDASNASLSSISGLFSITVPIPEYNIAHLHQNDANGVSLDTGKVVTIKGIVTVGNEFNSPSFLQDSTGGLAVFGRGVGGFSSSIVKGDYIKVTGKVVSYNGLTEINPVSEFQKLDSGLTVEPAEITISDILNQNWGGDETYEGKLIKITGLSLVSQVTTWAGNTNYIITDGTDSIQIRITTGTTLAGQPAPVDAIFTLTSVLSQYKTTAPFNSGYQLMPRGVDDIVITTGVKESETAITDYRLEQNYPNPFNPSTTISFLLPRESNVKLQVFNALGEELESLLDGSYSTGRHSVRFDASNLVSGIYFYKLTAVPVDGSKGFTELKKLVLLK